The proteins below come from a single Pleuronectes platessa chromosome 1, fPlePla1.1, whole genome shotgun sequence genomic window:
- the lins1 gene encoding protein Lines homolog 1 isoform X2 codes for MSERFDCLTHVYRCFVSGSLPSLSPAGVAGVVCGGGASRGEDRARVPAEERGHDNSVDVTCISVSLVEMMTCLASPRQPEPAAELTQYCVDTLTLLLQDMDLMTQLVHHFKSEDQIVSHLAAKCASTCVVYQLLKSGTVSPVWQQKCAQAFLSSPPAAELDAWLWSLTDVLKRLLKAAHQEILGRLVALFDSSLSALFSKFLHEDQQLLMDSTSSRPWGTTFCLLLDLLEALTASSYISGTEGVLENQRLAHIHSSALLTAISCSSEYFVKKRALLLLKRVILQKAGEDWASEDVLSAGQRHGRFNSDMNMLAQTVLAAVAADWLQSVQVGSVSFFGGTRHNRGDDDQKPDCVMLRGVSLLLLKSMELQTKTAGRTEQDSSTEVYGYLQSLWGFLRRCSVQLTEVTHLCCWVSLLFGEQDDDMMEAAKALLSIFLHHRLCSGLEDLAELDAACSYGCNPHCHFLLLLRSVSFDHSTLLDFLISSETCFLEYFVRYLKYLKADWQGFTAACERDTESHCHVSLQESLTRLCGGDKPALTFKVQPEQDESSSCVQPTWVFPPVEGVSLGSGLRLVEYDSSDESDPESMEISEDAPGASIKRRRGAPPPSTRQKHYEPCDSSGYLSVHTSTQERRPEGLSPPSLQSRQRSHTLSGQGTCETLARVVACLSELREVVTRLQTKKLFPYNPSSLLKILAGVEICSQQSPPS; via the exons ATGAGCGAGCGCTTTGACTGTCTGACCCACGTGTACAGATGTTTCGTCTCGGGGTCGCTGCCCAGCCTCAGTCCTGCAGGTGTGGCCGGTGtggtgtgtggagggggggcgTCTCGCGGCGAGGACAGAGCGCGTGTCCCGGCTGAGGAGCGTGGTCATGACAACAGCGTggacgtgacctgcatcagtgTGTCTCTGGTGGAGATGATGACCTGTCTGGCTTCTCCGAGGCAGCCTGAACCGGCAGCAGAGCTCACCCAGTACTGTGTGGACACCCTGACCCTGTTGCTCCAGGACATGGATCTCATGACACAACTG GTCCATCATTTCAAGAGTGAGGACCAGATTGTCTCTCATCTGGCTGCAAAGTGTGCATCAACATGTGTCGTCTACCAACTCCTAAAATCT GGTACAGTCAGTCCGGTCTGGCAGCAGAAGTGTGCACAGGCCTTTCTCAGCTCACCGCCCGCTGCTGAGTTGGACGCTTGGCTGTGGTCACTGACTGATGTCTTAAAAAGACTCCTCAAGGCAGCTCATCAAG AGATCCTCGGGAGACTTGTGGCCCTTTTTGACTCCAGCCTCAGTGCTTTATTTTCAAAGTTTCTCCATGAAGACCAACAGCTTTTGATGGACTCTACCAGCAGCCGACCCTGGGGGACCACGTTCTGCCTCCTGCTGGACCTGCTGGAGGCACTGACTGCATCCAGTTACATCTCCGGAACTGAAGGTGTTCTGGAGAATCAGAGATTAGCCCACATTCACTCCTCAGCGCTCCTCACTGCGATCAGCTGCTCCTCAGAGTATTTTGTGAAAAAGCGAGCTTTACTGCTTCTGAAGAGAGTAATTCTTCAGAAGGCTGGGGAGGACTGGGCTTCAGAAGATGTGCTGTCCGCCGGACAGAGACATGGTCGTTTCAACTCAGATATGAACATGCTAGCTCAGACTGTGTTAGCAGCAGTGGCTGCTGATTGGTTGCAGAGTGTCCAAGTGGgatctgtctctttctttggGGGGACCAGACACAACCGAGGGGATGATGATCAGAAACCAGACTGTGTGATGTTGAGAGGTGTCAGCCTGCTTCTTCTCAAGTCCATGGAGCTTCAGACAAAAACAGCTGGGAGAACAG AGCAGGACAGTTCCACAGAGGTTTACGGGTATCTACAGAGTCTGTGGGGCTTTCTGAGGCGGTGCAGTGTCCAGCTCACTGAAGTCACTCACCTCTGCTGCTGGGTCAGTCTGCTGTTTGGCGAGCAGGACGATGACATGATGGAGGCAGCTAAAGCCTTGCTCTCCATATTCCTCCATCACAG aCTCTGTTCTGGCTTGGAGGATTTGGCTGAGCTGGATGCAGCCTGCTCCTATGGCTGCAACCCTCACTGCCACTTCCTGCTTCTACTCCGGAGTGTCTCCTTCGATCACAGCACCCTCCTCGacttcctcatctcctctgagaCCTGCTTTCTGGAGTACTTTGTGCGGTACCTCAAATACCTCAAAGCAGACTGGCAGGGTTTCACTGCAGCATGTGAAAGAGACACAGAGTCACACTGTCATGTTTCACTGCAGGAATCACTTACTCGCTTATGTGGTGGTGATAAACCTGCACTAACCTTTAAAGTTCAGCCAGAACAAGATGAATCTAGCTCCTGTGTTCAGCCAACATGGGTTTTTCCACCAGTGGAAGGGGTCAGTTTGGGCAGTGGGCTTCGCCTTGTGGAGTATGACAGCTCTGATGAGTCTGATCCTGAGAGCATGGAGATTTCTGAGGATGCCCCAGGGGCGTCTATTAAACGAAGAAGGGGTGCACCACCACCATCAACCAGACAGAAACACTATGAGCCATGTGACTCATCAGGATATCTGAGTGTACATACATCGACCCAGGAAAGAAGACCAGAGGGGCTTTCACCGCCAAGTTTACAGAGCAGGCAGAGATCACATACTCTGTCAGGACAGGGCACCTGTGAAACATTAGCCAGAGTAGTTGCCTGTCTGTCAGAGCTCAGAGAGGTAGTGACCAGGCTGCAGACAAAGAAACTCTTCCCATacaacccttcctccctcttAAAAATCTTAGCAGGGGTTGAGATTTGTTCCCAGCAATCACCTCCATCATAG
- the lins1 gene encoding protein Lines homolog 1 isoform X1, with the protein MSERFDCLTHVYRCFVSGSLPSLSPAGVAGVVCGGGASRGEDRARVPAEERGHDNSVDVTCISVSLVEMMTCLASPRQPEPAAELTQYCVDTLTLLLQDMDLMTQLVHHFKSEDQIVSHLAAKCASTCVVYQLLKSGTVSPVWQQKCAQAFLSSPPAAELDAWLWSLTDVLKRLLKAAHQEILGRLVALFDSSLSALFSKFLHEDQQLLMDSTSSRPWGTTFCLLLDLLEALTASSYISGTEGVLENQRLAHIHSSALLTAISCSSEYFVKKRALLLLKRVILQKAGEDWASEDVLSAGQRHGRFNSDMNMLAQTVLAAVAADWLQSVQVGSVSFFGGTRHNRGDDDQKPDCVMLRGVSLLLLKSMELQTKTAGRTAEQDSSTEVYGYLQSLWGFLRRCSVQLTEVTHLCCWVSLLFGEQDDDMMEAAKALLSIFLHHRLCSGLEDLAELDAACSYGCNPHCHFLLLLRSVSFDHSTLLDFLISSETCFLEYFVRYLKYLKADWQGFTAACERDTESHCHVSLQESLTRLCGGDKPALTFKVQPEQDESSSCVQPTWVFPPVEGVSLGSGLRLVEYDSSDESDPESMEISEDAPGASIKRRRGAPPPSTRQKHYEPCDSSGYLSVHTSTQERRPEGLSPPSLQSRQRSHTLSGQGTCETLARVVACLSELREVVTRLQTKKLFPYNPSSLLKILAGVEICSQQSPPS; encoded by the exons ATGAGCGAGCGCTTTGACTGTCTGACCCACGTGTACAGATGTTTCGTCTCGGGGTCGCTGCCCAGCCTCAGTCCTGCAGGTGTGGCCGGTGtggtgtgtggagggggggcgTCTCGCGGCGAGGACAGAGCGCGTGTCCCGGCTGAGGAGCGTGGTCATGACAACAGCGTggacgtgacctgcatcagtgTGTCTCTGGTGGAGATGATGACCTGTCTGGCTTCTCCGAGGCAGCCTGAACCGGCAGCAGAGCTCACCCAGTACTGTGTGGACACCCTGACCCTGTTGCTCCAGGACATGGATCTCATGACACAACTG GTCCATCATTTCAAGAGTGAGGACCAGATTGTCTCTCATCTGGCTGCAAAGTGTGCATCAACATGTGTCGTCTACCAACTCCTAAAATCT GGTACAGTCAGTCCGGTCTGGCAGCAGAAGTGTGCACAGGCCTTTCTCAGCTCACCGCCCGCTGCTGAGTTGGACGCTTGGCTGTGGTCACTGACTGATGTCTTAAAAAGACTCCTCAAGGCAGCTCATCAAG AGATCCTCGGGAGACTTGTGGCCCTTTTTGACTCCAGCCTCAGTGCTTTATTTTCAAAGTTTCTCCATGAAGACCAACAGCTTTTGATGGACTCTACCAGCAGCCGACCCTGGGGGACCACGTTCTGCCTCCTGCTGGACCTGCTGGAGGCACTGACTGCATCCAGTTACATCTCCGGAACTGAAGGTGTTCTGGAGAATCAGAGATTAGCCCACATTCACTCCTCAGCGCTCCTCACTGCGATCAGCTGCTCCTCAGAGTATTTTGTGAAAAAGCGAGCTTTACTGCTTCTGAAGAGAGTAATTCTTCAGAAGGCTGGGGAGGACTGGGCTTCAGAAGATGTGCTGTCCGCCGGACAGAGACATGGTCGTTTCAACTCAGATATGAACATGCTAGCTCAGACTGTGTTAGCAGCAGTGGCTGCTGATTGGTTGCAGAGTGTCCAAGTGGgatctgtctctttctttggGGGGACCAGACACAACCGAGGGGATGATGATCAGAAACCAGACTGTGTGATGTTGAGAGGTGTCAGCCTGCTTCTTCTCAAGTCCATGGAGCTTCAGACAAAAACAGCTGGGAGAACAG CAGAGCAGGACAGTTCCACAGAGGTTTACGGGTATCTACAGAGTCTGTGGGGCTTTCTGAGGCGGTGCAGTGTCCAGCTCACTGAAGTCACTCACCTCTGCTGCTGGGTCAGTCTGCTGTTTGGCGAGCAGGACGATGACATGATGGAGGCAGCTAAAGCCTTGCTCTCCATATTCCTCCATCACAG aCTCTGTTCTGGCTTGGAGGATTTGGCTGAGCTGGATGCAGCCTGCTCCTATGGCTGCAACCCTCACTGCCACTTCCTGCTTCTACTCCGGAGTGTCTCCTTCGATCACAGCACCCTCCTCGacttcctcatctcctctgagaCCTGCTTTCTGGAGTACTTTGTGCGGTACCTCAAATACCTCAAAGCAGACTGGCAGGGTTTCACTGCAGCATGTGAAAGAGACACAGAGTCACACTGTCATGTTTCACTGCAGGAATCACTTACTCGCTTATGTGGTGGTGATAAACCTGCACTAACCTTTAAAGTTCAGCCAGAACAAGATGAATCTAGCTCCTGTGTTCAGCCAACATGGGTTTTTCCACCAGTGGAAGGGGTCAGTTTGGGCAGTGGGCTTCGCCTTGTGGAGTATGACAGCTCTGATGAGTCTGATCCTGAGAGCATGGAGATTTCTGAGGATGCCCCAGGGGCGTCTATTAAACGAAGAAGGGGTGCACCACCACCATCAACCAGACAGAAACACTATGAGCCATGTGACTCATCAGGATATCTGAGTGTACATACATCGACCCAGGAAAGAAGACCAGAGGGGCTTTCACCGCCAAGTTTACAGAGCAGGCAGAGATCACATACTCTGTCAGGACAGGGCACCTGTGAAACATTAGCCAGAGTAGTTGCCTGTCTGTCAGAGCTCAGAGAGGTAGTGACCAGGCTGCAGACAAAGAAACTCTTCCCATacaacccttcctccctcttAAAAATCTTAGCAGGGGTTGAGATTTGTTCCCAGCAATCACCTCCATCATAG